In the genome of Halalkalicoccus subterraneus, the window TAATCAGTCGATAGGGGGCGGGGCCGACAGACACAACACGGCCCGAGGTAGTACCTACTCCCATGCCATCTCATGCCCTTTATCCTCACCTCGACGGACCCCTCTTCGAGATGGCCCAGCACCAGCGCGTCTTTCCCGACTCGAAGACGCTGGTCGACTGCGTGCCCGCCACCGATCCCGACGAGATAGCCGAGCTGTTCGAGGGAGATCAAACGGACTTGGAGCGCTTCATCACCGAGCACTTCGTCCTCCCTGAGGATCCCGTCACGGGAGTCGACTCCTCGGCGGTGTCGATGGAGTGGTACATCGACGGGCTCTGGGAGCACCTGATCCGCGACCCGATCGAGACCCGCGAGGGCGAGACGATCATCGACCTCCCACACCGAAGCGTCATCCCGGGCGGGCGCTTTCGCGAGCCGTACTACTGGGACAGCTACTTCATCGCCGAGGGGCTCGCGGTCACCGACCGGCTCGACCTGATCGACGGGATCGCGGCGAACTTCGCGTCGATGGTCGAGCGCTTCGGCTGCATCCCCAACGGGGGGCGGATCTACTACGCCAGCCGGTCGAACCCGCCGCTGTACCACCGGATCCTCGACTTGCTCGCCCAGCAACGGAGTCCCGAGGCGGTCTTCGAGTACCTCCCGGCGCTCGAACGCGAGTACGAGTTCTGGATGGACGGCGAGGACGACGTCGACGCGGGCGAGTCACACCGCCGGGTCGTCGGCCTCGACGGGGGCGTTTTGAACCGCTACTGGGACGACGAGGCCCATCCCCGCGTCGAGTCCTACCACGAGGACGTCGAACTGGCCGAGCGGAGCGACCGGGATCCCCAGCAGCTCTACCGGGACGTGCGGGCGGCCTGCGAGTCGGGCTGGGACTTCTCCAGCCGCTGGCTCGCGGGTGAGAGGCTGGAGACGATCCGGACGACGGAGCTCGTTCCGGTCGACCTCAACGCCCTCCTCTACGGTACCGAGCGCTCGCTTGCGGGCTGGCACGACCAGCTCGGCGACGAGGAGCGCGCGGCGAGCTACGCCGAGCGCGCCGCCCGGCGCCGGGCGCTGGTCGATCAATACTGTTGGGACCCCGAGGCGGGCATGTACTTCGATTACGTCCGGACGGAAGGAGAGCGCTCGGAGTCCCGAACGTTGGCGACTGCGGCGCCGCTGTTTACCGGCATGGCGAGCGAGGAGCAGGCGGCGGCGGTCGCAGGAACGCTCGAATCGGCGTTCCTCCGGCCGGGCGGGCTCGTGACCTCCCTCACCGAGTCGGGCCAGCAGTGGGACGCTCCGAACGGCTGGGCGCCGCTACAGTGGCTCGCGGTCGTCGGCCTCGCGGGCTATGGACACGACGAACTCGCGACGGAGATCGGCGGGCGGTGGCTCGACCTCAACAGGAGCGTCTTCGACGAGACGGGCCAAATGCTCGAGAAATACGACGTCGCCGGTGGCGGCGGGTTGGGCAGCGGCGGGGAGTACCCCCTGCAGTACGGCTTCGGCTGGACCAACGGCGTCGCGCTCGCCCTGCCGAACCTGTTTTACTGACTCAGAGGAGCAGTTCCCACAGCTGGCCCGTCGAGCCGGCCCCGCAGTGACAGCCCGAGACGCGCACGACCGTCCCGGCCGCACCGCCCGCGAGGACGGTCCCGATGATCGCCCCGAGGCGGGAGCCGGCGAGCGCCATGAGGAGGCCGGCCACGAGCAACACGGCCGAGAACTCGGTGACGTAGAGCCAGTTTTCCCCGATCCCGATCGACGCGAGTACGACGAGTGGGTCCGCCCCGGCGGTTTCGAGGGGGATCCGACCCGGCAGGAGGGTCGGCTGATAGAGCGGGCCCCGAATCGGCGTCCGGTGGATAAGCGCCGCGACCGCGAGGGCGAACGCCGCGATCGGGACGAGCGCGAGGGACGCCCGGCTCCCGAGGTCGGGTCGCGACGGGACCCGGGAGTGGCTCACGCGGACTCGACCTCCCGCCAGCCGATCTGCCAGTTGGCGAAGAGCCGGACGAGCCACGAGGAGATCGCCCCCAGCACGCCGATGGTGATGATCCCGACGATGATAGTGGGATAGGACCCGCTGGTGTAGGCCGACCAGGTCAGGAAGCCCAGCCCGGTACCGCCGGCGACCATCTCGCCGGCAATGAGGTTGACCCACGCAAGGCCCATGCCGACGATCATGCCGGCGTGGATCGCGGGCAGCGCGCTCGGGTAGATCACGTGTCTGAAGGTCTGGAACGAACTCGCTCCGAGCGACTGGGCGGCCCGCGAGAACTCGACCTCGACGCCGCGGGCGCCCTGGATCGTGTTCAGCAGGATCGGGAAGAAGGCACCCAGGAACGTGATGAACATGATCGAGAGCTCCGAGGCCGGCAACACGAGGATCGTAAAGGGGATCCACGCGATCGGCGGGATCGGCCGCAGCATCTCGAAGGCGGGGAAGGTGAGGTCGGCGAAGACGGTATACCGCCCGATGAGCAGCCCGATCGGGATCGCGACGGCCGCCGCGACGACGAAGGAGACCAGTACGCGGACCGTGCTGCGAGCCACCGAGAGCCAGAAGTCCGGCCGGTAGAACTCCTCGACGAACGAGCCCGCGACCGCCGTCGGCGTCGGAAGCCCCCCGACGATACCCAGCCGAGTGACGGCGAGCCAGAGGATCGGGACCGCGAGGATCGACGCCAGTCGGACGAGGCGTCTGCGC includes:
- a CDS encoding trehalase family glycosidase, whose translation is MPSHALYPHLDGPLFEMAQHQRVFPDSKTLVDCVPATDPDEIAELFEGDQTDLERFITEHFVLPEDPVTGVDSSAVSMEWYIDGLWEHLIRDPIETREGETIIDLPHRSVIPGGRFREPYYWDSYFIAEGLAVTDRLDLIDGIAANFASMVERFGCIPNGGRIYYASRSNPPLYHRILDLLAQQRSPEAVFEYLPALEREYEFWMDGEDDVDAGESHRRVVGLDGGVLNRYWDDEAHPRVESYHEDVELAERSDRDPQQLYRDVRAACESGWDFSSRWLAGERLETIRTTELVPVDLNALLYGTERSLAGWHDQLGDEERAASYAERAARRRALVDQYCWDPEAGMYFDYVRTEGERSESRTLATAAPLFTGMASEEQAAAVAGTLESAFLRPGGLVTSLTESGQQWDAPNGWAPLQWLAVVGLAGYGHDELATEIGGRWLDLNRSVFDETGQMLEKYDVAGGGGLGSGGEYPLQYGFGWTNGVALALPNLFY
- a CDS encoding ABC transporter permease produces the protein METRRRLVRLASILAVPILWLAVTRLGIVGGLPTPTAVAGSFVEEFYRPDFWLSVARSTVRVLVSFVVAAAVAIPIGLLIGRYTVFADLTFPAFEMLRPIPPIAWIPFTILVLPASELSIMFITFLGAFFPILLNTIQGARGVEVEFSRAAQSLGASSFQTFRHVIYPSALPAIHAGMIVGMGLAWVNLIAGEMVAGGTGLGFLTWSAYTSGSYPTIIVGIITIGVLGAISSWLVRLFANWQIGWREVESA